The window ACTACTTATACATATCGATAACTTGGAACTAACACTGTGCCAGATAGTCGatcttagactttattttattatagagACGAAAATGATGTGTTTTCACTGTTTGGCCATTAGAGTGCATTTGCTTTGCAGTAGCGGGTTGGGCCGCaatatacctatctacatagACATTGTAAACAACGCCGGGTATCTTGAGtgcaatataaataaacaaaagttTTGTTACGGATTTAAAGCCAACTCCTTataatgtatttataataaaattcctAATATGTGTTGTGTACTGATGTACTCATAGTGCTTATAAGAAATGTTTACTTATGCCACATGACTTAATATGTTGACCTTCATTTCCGTTTTCAAAACAATGGCAACAAAAGAGCGAATATAGAATAGAAGTCTGAATAATCTACGTATTCATGATCTTCCAAAGcaatctaagtaggtaaatttaCACTGGTAGACGCATCAATCGATTACAGTGACGTCTGTTGGGACTTAGGGAGACAGTTTGATCAATCGGCTCAGCGTTGTCAGGCGcttcaataaaatcaatattttctCATTCCAGAACTACAATTGCAGAAGAAATGGAAGAGCATTCGCGACTGCTTCCAGAAGTACATCGCAAACCCCAGCAGAACTCGACGCCCGTATTTATACTGCAAACAACTGCAATTCCTGCTCAAAGACCAGGATTTACCCACAGAGAATGCAACAAGCGATTCTGAAGAGGGACCTAAGTTCAAGGTAAAGAAGAGGCGAAGGATCTGGAAGCAGAAAGCGCCTAGAGAAGAAGAAGACACTACAGAGGAAGAAGAAAATTTTGACGAGGACAATAGATCTAATAACTCGGATGACGATGTGACGGTAGAGACTCCTGTTACTAAAGTCACAAAGTTCAAACCGACTGAGGAATTTGTGTTTGCAAATGTTGATCTGCAGACAGCAAAGGAGGGAGAGGACCCTGATAAGTTGTTCTTCTTGTCATTACTGCCCCATTTCAAGGCCATACCTGAAGAGTTCCGATTGAATGTAAAGATGGAGTTGATGCAAGTATTGCAAAATGCTCACTACAATACCGCGCGTGGTAACAAACTGATTTAATATTAGGTTCGTGactagttttaattaattatttcgtACATTCGCAAGTAACTTTAATTGGTGATTTTGTTAAGTGATATTAGTTATGTTACACAATAACGtgtgtaaaataaatgtatgacCGTACATGTTTCGTTTTATTACAGATATAAACATAGACCATCTCTCGTCCACGAAAGGTATATAGATAACAAATACACCTTTTGTCATAGAGTTATGTATGTAGTAATTATTCAAAGGAATTTGCATCAATGAGTAATGTGTTAGAATTCTCACCTGAGATCCAAGAATGTGAGAGACTGTAGACCGCCGACTGCATCAGGTAGATTCCTTAGTATATTTTGCGATAACAACAACTTTTCTAAAAAAATGTACGTCGTCACTTCCTCGGGCACTTCACAGAAGCGATTTTTCGATAAATCTGTAACAAAAGAGAAACGctcattataattttagaaaacaTACAAGTGTCATTTAACCTATTCTCATTGCAAAATGCAACGAGTTCAAAATACAAGGAAACCGGGGTGTGTAAGAATTTCGAGACTCGCAACAATTTTGCAACGTGATTATTTCACATTTCTTACCAGTTGGGCATTTAGAAGCACCAGGCCAGGGCTATAACCCCGAACCACATTGTTTAGTCGTTCGTCTACTATTTAATACCTGTCTAGTGTCTACCTCTCGCTTTTCCATAGCATAATGGATCGAAAGGAAGGcaaattgaataaatttcgATGTTCGCAGAAGGCCTCCGTTATAACGAAGTAAGCAAAAGCATTAATCGACAAATCGAAATTGTTCTGGTTTCCCTAAGACTAAAAATgttcaatttgaatttgaataacACAATACGCTCAAAGTCAAGATTAAGTTGGAAACCATAAGCGTAATCCTGTTATGGACTACTTGTAAGGGGGAAGGGACATCAAAAGAAATTGGGGCCGTGTTTGTGGCATAGCGACGTATAAGTTTACGAGCTTAATGCTTTAATGGTGGCCGTGAAATAGCTGACCAAATTGTATTGAACGCTTTATTTATTACGGAGTTATTGATACTTTATTCTAAGGGGTTGCCGCTAAAGTTTTATAGTTAAACGTTTCACAAGAACATTAGGTTAATATACTCATAACACTTGATAGAGTCGATTAAAGCTAACTTTGCATGACATTTCCAATGATAAAGTGGGAATTGGCAATTTCATTTCATCATGAATGTGAAAATTTCAGACGAAAGCTAGAAAGCGATTCGAATTAACAATTTGTCGTTAGTAAACCAACAATGTAGATTGTTGATAAATAAAAAGCTTGTAGGTACAAATTAAGCAGACTTCCACGTGAGAATCCAATTACCGTCTATTCGGATTCTCACCTAGAATAACAACGTAATGAAAAAATCGATATCCACGCCTGGATGTCCGGAGATAGGACTAACATGGCCTAAATTAAGTCGTGCAATTCCTAAACACGTTCCAAAATATACGGGACTCAGTCAGTCAGTGTGAGCTGGATAGTGCCGCATTCGAAGTAAACGCTACTATACCCTCCTGACGACCAGAGTCCTTCACTCTGTGTCAACTTGACAGAGTTAAATTTAAACTAGCCAATTTAGATACCCGGTCGTCAGGAAGATACAAAGACGAACTAATTTTACatacctaaaggggcccactgattaccagtccaccggacgatatcgaccaaaatttaaaacgcaaaatttgacagctccgaacaactgacaggccgatatcgtccggatGACTGGTAGTGGGCTCCCTAAAGTGCTAGTTAATAACTACTACGAAATAATAATCATCTTGCCAGATAAATTATGATCACGCATTACATTAACATAAACCAGTGATAGGTTCGTTGACACCACCGAGGACTGCGGTAACAGATCGTCTTACAATCTCAACCGCAGCTACAATGTCTGTTTACGAGAAAACTTGTTAGATTGTATAATATACGCATTATTGGCATAATGCAGGTAATAAAGTCCTGCAAT is drawn from Cydia fagiglandana chromosome 4, ilCydFagi1.1, whole genome shotgun sequence and contains these coding sequences:
- the LOC134663492 gene encoding uncharacterized protein LOC134663492; protein product: MQFEYDPERLIEEVKKRPGIWDFDNVEYRTKNTRHKLWNEVVNELLQTNVKVSKSEMRELELQLQKKWKSIRDCFQKYIANPSRTRRPYLYCKQLQFLLKDQDLPTENATSDSEEGPKFKVKKRRRIWKQKAPREEEDTTEEEENFDEDNRSNNSDDDVTVETPVTKVTKFKPTEEFVFANVDLQTAKEGEDPDKLFFLSLLPHFKAIPEEFRLNVKMELMQVLQNAHYNTARGNKLI